CCGGTTACCTCAACGGCGGCATCATCCTCGGCACCGGCGCACCCTCTCGCGCCTCAACCATGTATGCCCTGGCCACCCCGCTCACCGCCGACGATGTTGAGTTCACCCCCCTCTTCGTCGATCTGGTCGAAGACACTAATGACAACACCTCCCAGATCATATTTGCCAAGCACTTTACCAATATCTCCGGTGGCAACCTCGCCATCACCGAGATCGGCCTAACCTTCAGCGAAGGCGCCACCTACTATCTTTTCTCCCACGACAAAATCGACTACACTTTTCCGGAAGATGCCACCAAAAAATTCTCCCTGGTTATCTCTTTGTCCTCTGTCTGGCCTCGCAACTTTACCCGCATGCTGGCCAGCACTTTTTCGGCGTATATACCCACGATAAAGACCTTTGATAATGCTGACTGGACTTCCACCGGTCCGTATGACAGCAACAATTATTACCGCTGGAATTACAACATTTCTTACACTAAAACTGGCCTTCAGGTCGGCACTGGTGACGCCGCGGAGGATATTACTTTCTACGACCTGGGCACTCGCCTGACCACTGCATCGTTGGAGTTCGCTGAGACCGTGTTTGGTGCCGCTATATACGATGATAATGACCCCCGCTTTACCATGTCGCGGCTTATTAAAAACACCACTGCGGAGGCGGTGGTAATCAACGAAATAGGTATCGGAGGCCGAGCGGTTGGACGGTATTCGGGCGCGCCCGAAATACTTATATTCCGCAAAAAACTCTTGATCCCCGTCACCATCGAGGCGGGCGAATGGGCATCCTTCGAAATCACCTTCCACACTACTTTCGAATGATGATTAACGCCAAAACGCATCTAATTTCATGGGCTCCTTCACGATGATATACTTTACATATTCTGTCATGCAAAATCACTCTCGTAAAAAAGGATGGTATGCAAGAATGGTGACCTAAATTGCAAGAATCGTGACCTCGTGCCTATAGCTGCAGATGACAAAAATGCAGCTGTAGGCGGAGCTGTATCTATGGGAAAAACCCTTTATGCAAGAATGGTGACCTTGTATGCAAGAATAAGTGACCTCTTACAAGTTTCTCCTCTGTTGTGTATGCTCCCAAACCTGATACCGCCACGTTGCGCGCGCAGTTGGCGCATAACAGGTAATAGCGGATGCTGTCCTCTTCGCGCCTGATCAGTTTGTCCAGTTCCGACTTCATCTGGGGGAATTGCCGTTCGTTCAGAAGGCATTCGAACACGCTTTTTTGCACTCGCTTTCCGTATTTGAGAAGGCATTTTACAGCCTGACGCCTGATCTTGTTTGAGACTATGTCAAAGCAAACCAGGTATAGTTTCATGTCGGCCATTTTTTCTCCATCATCAGGCTATCTCTAAAAACTTATGTCCAGGCAAAGGGGCTGTAATCTTTCTTTTTCTGACAATGCGCGGCTAGTTTTCTGGCTTGGAGAAGGAAAATGTCTTTCAGGCTCCAATCCCCCGCAGGTTGTTCCAAAGTAAAACGGGAGTTAACCATTTTGGCAAAGGATGTGATCACTATCTTCATGCCATCCTGATTAAGGGAGACCGGCAGAAGTCGAGTACCGGGATCTAAGCCATCCTCCTCTGCTTCGTCATCAGGCAAAGCGTTGTAAACAAAGTGTCCGGGTCTAATTTCTTTCCGGTTGATGATGGTGATGATCAGGTTGTCGACAAGTGGCCGGAATTCTTCCATCAGGTCCAATACGAGTGACTGCCTGCCATAGGCGATATCATGCAAAGCTCCGAAATAGGGGTCCAATCCACAAACATAAGTAGCCCCCATTACCTGGTTCATCAGGAAAGTGTAACCCAGAGACAGCAGGGCGTTGACTTCATCGCGGGGAGGGCGTCTGTTGCGGCCTGAAAAGGAGAATCCCTCATTTGTTATCAGGACGGGGAAGGCGGTAAAATAGTTTTTTGCAGCTATTCCTTCATACCCCCGGATGCTGTCCAGGTCAATTGAGGCTCCGGTAAGCCTCTCAATGATACCCTGATTCCTAAGGATGGCCTCCGAGATCAACATGTTTTTGTTGCGTTTGAGTCTCCTGCCGAGGTGCTCCTGCATGTTGTCCAGTTTCCCCTTAATGTAGGTGGCGGCAAGTTGTTCCCGGTTAGTCTGGGAATCCAGGAACTGGTACTGAGCCACTCTCAATTGAACGTTCTTGCCGAATTCGCCCACCAGCCGGCCTTTGAATTTTCCGTAATAGGAAAGAAATACTGTGTCGATCCTGTGCTTGAGGAGATAGGTCAAGACCGGAGTGGTAAGGGTTATGTTGCCCACGATGATCATTTGTGAAATGTCTTTGGTATGAAACCAGCGCAGGAGATGGAATCCCTTGAAAACATGAAGCCTGTCCCCCCGTTTGCAAACAGAGGCTCCCTGATCGGCAATGTAAACAACTGACATACTCAGGCCGGGCGGATATTGACCGCTTTTTGGCTTTCCCGCTGTTTTTGAGGATCATAAGAAGCCTGGAGATGGAATCTGACAGCAAGCCCCGCAGCCAGCTTCGCGGTGGACATCCTGCAATCCCTGACCCGGAAATAGTATGAAGACTTCCCCGACAGGATGAAGCCGGCTTTACCATGCGGCAGTAGCTTGCCTATCTTTCCTGTCAACCAAGGGGTATCACGGTGGATCATATCATCCAAAGCATCCATGATCGGGCCACGCAGCGCCATAAAATGGGGCAGCGTATCCAAGGAGATGTTGTGGTCTGTTAACTCCCGCAACAGATTTTGATCGATCTTCCAGCCTTTGAATTTGCGGATGGAGGCACTCAGCTTTAACAAGGCCAGGGCAAGGTCGAACTGCTTCTCCCGGGAGACAATCTGCCTCAACAACTCCCAGAGGTGGATCTTGTTCTCGGTGTCCCCGAAAGACTGAGCGGCCCGGACAGCAAGGCTTAGCGCCTGGCTGTGACGCTTCAGCTTGAATGCCACTTCGGCGGCCTCATGCAGCAGGAACCAATCCTGCTTTATCTTGATGATGCTCTCAAACATTTCCATGGCCTGATCTAGGTCTTCCAGCCGGAAATGGCAGAGGGCTTTCCGGCGCAGTAACCAGATCCCATTCCCCGATGAAAGTTGAATCCCGTTTTCCAGGGTTTCGCCGCACAATCTCAGGCATTCGGAATAGTCGCCAGACGAATACAGCGCCCTGGTAAGGATGGAGGTGTATTGTTCCCTTGCTGAGGGCAAATCCTTGCCTCCGTTGGGCGATGGGCAGGGCTCTGGATTGAGCATGAAGGGGTCCAATAACCGACAGAGTTGTATCACAAACACTGGGGGGAATTCAGGATGTTTTTTGAGCAGGGCAAAAACGCTTAAGGGCAGGGGATGAAGACCCTGTCTTTGAGGAAAAATAGCTTCCATCTTTTCCAGATGCTCCACCGCGTCAGCTCCGCCTAACTGGCCTGCTCCCTTGAAATAGTGGAAATACATGCACCAGGCAGTGTTCTGGCGGATGCCATCCCAGACGCCCGGCATAGCGCAAGCCTTGAGACCCAGCTCGATCGCCCGAGGATAATCTCCGGATTTATTCAGGGTATACAATAGCTTGTAAACTAGGGGAAAATCCCCATTGTCGCCTGATTCGCTGTACAGCTTCGAAAGAAGCTCGGCCGCCGCGGTTGGATTACCGCTGTTCGTAAGTTCCTCAGCTTGGAAGAATAGCTCTTTGCGTTGATTAAGGTTCATGGTTTCATCCTTTCATTTTCTGCTATTTAAGTTTAAGCACCAATGAAGCATCATCAGGTTTGCCCGATCTGGTCAGAACTCCATAGGGCGTTGTTATCGCATCTACTCCGGCATCGGCAAACGCAGTCAGGATATCTGTTTCAGCCTCGCTTAACCGTTCTGAGAGAGTTTGGCTGTCTTTCTTCAACTTCAGATAGTTTGAGACCATTTCTCTCAGCTTCAGATCGTTTTCCCGCAACGGCGCGGGCCTGCGGTCTTCCAACTGCTTCAAATGTAACAAAGGAGTGGGATACATTGCTTGCGCGTCGCCAAATTCGCAGTTACATGTCCCTTTTTCGAGCAGATCCCCCAGCAGCAAACGGATCTTGGGGCAGCCCATCGAGTTGCCCCGGAAGGCCGAGCGCATGAGGTCCCGGGAATCATAGCCGGGTAATCTGCGCAGTAGGGAATTGACGATTGCCGGGCCGTTTTTCAGATATCCGCAAGTATAGCGCAGCACGTTTTTCTGTCCCGCTG
This DNA window, taken from Candidatus Cloacimonadota bacterium, encodes the following:
- the cas1 gene encoding CRISPR-associated endonuclease Cas1, encoding MSVVYIADQGASVCKRGDRLHVFKGFHLLRWFHTKDISQMIIVGNITLTTPVLTYLLKHRIDTVFLSYYGKFKGRLVGEFGKNVQLRVAQYQFLDSQTNREQLAATYIKGKLDNMQEHLGRRLKRNKNMLISEAILRNQGIIERLTGASIDLDSIRGYEGIAAKNYFTAFPVLITNEGFSFSGRNRRPPRDEVNALLSLGYTFLMNQVMGATYVCGLDPYFGALHDIAYGRQSLVLDLMEEFRPLVDNLIITIINRKEIRPGHFVYNALPDDEAEEDGLDPGTRLLPVSLNQDGMKIVITSFAKMVNSRFTLEQPAGDWSLKDIFLLQARKLAAHCQKKKDYSPFAWT
- the cas2 gene encoding CRISPR-associated endonuclease Cas2, translating into MKLYLVCFDIVSNKIRRQAVKCLLKYGKRVQKSVFECLLNERQFPQMKSELDKLIRREEDSIRYYLLCANCARNVAVSGLGAYTTEEKLVRGHLFLHTRSPFLHKGFFP